GCATCGCAGGAAGAAATAGCCGGCCTGAAAGAACAGGTGGCCATTTTGCAAACAGCCACCGGCCATTTGGACGAAGCCAGCCGCAAGGATTTTGAAAAACGCATCAATCAGTATCTCCGCGATATTGACAAAGTGATAGCCCATTTGAACACCGCTTAAGCATTGACCTGTGAGTGAACTCATTCCCATCACCATTACCGTCGGCGACCGTAGCTACCGCATCAAAGTAGAGCCGGAGCACGAAGAGTCTGTTCGCAAAACAGCCCGCTTTATTCACGATAAAGTGCAGGAGTTCAAACAGCAGTTTGCCGGCAAAGACATGCAGGACTATGTGTCAATGGCATTGATTTGGTTTGCTACCCAAAACGCCCAGCAGGTGCAGGGCCAGCTGCTGTCGCAGGAGCTGGAAGAGGGCTTCAACAGGCTGGATGCCATGCTGGATAAACAGATTGCTGCACTGGGTGCTGAAGGAAATGCGTAACCCATTTTCTTGTTTGATCTAGCAAGCGTTATCTGCTAATAGTAGGGCATAGTACCTTTGATTTTAAAGAAACTTTCGACCAATATCTCAGAATACATCCGTTTGATGGAAATCAATTTGCTCGATTAAATAAAACGACTAAATACTGCAATTTAAATGGCAAAGTATTTCATCATAAAAGGACGGAAAAAAGAGGGCCCTTTTGATTTTCAAGAGCTTAAGCAGATTCGAATTTGTGAGCATGATCTGGTTTGGAGAGATGGATTTACAGATTGGAAGAGTGCTAATGAAATTGAAGAATTAAGGGATTTGATAGAAGTGCATCCTCCATTGACTTCTAAAGAAAAGGAAAGAGTTTTTATTATAAACGAGTATCGCAGAGCCTTATACTTCCCTTTTTTTATTGGATTAGTATTTGGTGCAATTGCATATTTCATGCTTATCACCAAAAAGCCAGAACAATTATCCCTTAATGAATCAAATTATTTTCATGCCACAGAGGGTAGCTACATGCAAAAAGTGACAAGACCTTTTAGGGCAGTATTTGCATACTTCTCGGAAAAACCAATGTTTTTCGGAACTGATGAAAACCTTCCAGTTGAATTAATAAAGTATTCAATTGCTGACCTTATACTGATTTATTTATTACTCTTTTTTTAAGTTATTTATTCCCACATAAAATGAAGTGGGTTAACTCTTATATAACCAAAGTCGGACTAAATATTTAATGATAATAAAAGGTATTGGGGAATGATAAATTTCCGCCACTCTGGCTTTTATCCCTTCGTGCAGTTGATTCTTTAGTTTTTAATTAAAGAGAATATGAACCCAGTATCGGCTAAAAATCTTCCCTCATTTTTACCGCCGGGCAATAATCCGTTTCCTTCCTCGTTTTTTGATGTTTCACCATGCTTCGGTACGGTTATTGTACCGTTGTGGGTTCTCCACCTACCCCTTTACTGATATTGACATCATCAAAAACGTGTAACCATGCGATTGTATACCGCATTGTTCCTAGGGTTATTGTCGGTAAGCGCCATGGCGGGTACCAATGGCACTGGCCGGGAAAATCTGGATAAAGAAGCTCAGCTCTATAAAATGCCGGTGGCTTACATCAAAGCGGCTACCGAGCTGTACCAGCAGTTGCAGCTGCAGCAAAAGGGGCTGGAGAAAGACATTTTTGTAAAAGCCTACAAAGGCTACCTGCACCTGCAGGCCCAAGGCTTGGTGCACAATGCCGACATGCTCAGCATTGCCGATTTCAGCCAGAGCAATCAAAACAAACGACTCTACATCATCAACCTGCGTACCCGCAGCCTCATGATGCATACCTACGTATCGCATGGGCGCAACAGTGGCAATGTGATGGCTACCTCGTTCAGCAACGTCAACAATTCCAACAAAAGCGTACTCGGCTTTTTGCTTACCGCCGATACCTATGTGGGTGCCAATGGTTTGTCGCTGCGGTTCAGGGGTATGGAAAGAGGCATCAATGATATGGTAACCACCCGGGCTATTGTGGTGCATGGCAGCAAGTTTGTAAATGAACAGGAGCTGGCCCGCCGCGGCGAAATGGTCAACAGTTTGGGTTGCCCTGCTGTACCCATGGCACAAAGCAAAACCATTATTGAAGCCATCAAAGGGGGCAGCGTATATTTCATTTACCACCCCGATGAAATGTATGCCAACCGGTCGCCCATTTTGAATACGCCACTGCAAACCACGCTGCTGCCCATGCTGGCCAGCCAGCCCATCACCGATTCGCTGACGCCACCCAATAGCAACGCCATCACCCGAAATAATTAACCGATAATCCTACAACCTTTTGCCGGCCTGCACTCAGGCCGGTTTTTTTATACAATGTAAAACGCTGCCACCTGGCAAATGCCACCTGCTAAGTAGCCGGCATAAATTTCGCCGGGTTCGTGTGCACGGCGAATGAGGCGGGCTGTACCCACCAAACCTGCCAGCAATGCCACCGGTGCCAGGGCGCCCAACGGCCAGTTGGGGTCGGCCGCGGTTTGTATAATGAAGAAAGACAATGCCCCGCCTGCCGCCAATGTGTGCAGGCTAATTTTCATGAAAATATTGACGAACATGGCAGCGCTGCTGGTAAGAAACACCCCCAGCAACCACTGGTGTACTGCCTGTGGAATCACCTCCCAGTTGCGGCTTACATAAAAGGCCCAGAAGTAAAAGAAGATGCAGGACACCAACGGAATGATGCGGTCCCGCTGGCTTTCGAGGTAAATGCTGGGAATAAACTTGAGCCGCCAGATGAGGAATACAAATAAACCGGGGTACAACACCGTGTTGATGAAGCTCATGGCCGCTATGCGCAGCCGGATGGGCTCATCGGTGAGCAGCACATTTACCGGGTGGCGGTACAGCACAAACAGCACCACCATAAACGGAATGAAAAGCGGGTGTAGCACATAAGAAACAACTTGTGCCAGCATGCTCAGCCACCCTTGGGCTGTGCGGGCATGGTAGAAGGCGTAACGGAGGCGGAAGTTGCTGTCATACTGCGGTGCCGGTTAGAGTTCTTTGCGCAGCCTGGCCACGGGTACATTCAGTTGTTCGCGGTACTTGGCTACGGTTCGGCGTGCAATGTTATAACCTTTTTCTTTCAGCATGTCTGTGAGCTGATCATCGCTGAGCGGTTTGCGTTTGTCTTCGCCCTCCACCATGTCGCTCAAAATCTTTTTTACCTCACGGGTACTCACTTCTTCGCCGCTTTCGGTGCTCAGGCTTTCGCTAAAGAAAAACTTGAGGCGGTAGGTGCCAAATTCGGTTTGCACAAACTTGCTGTTGGCCACCCGGCTTACGGTAGAAATATCGAGGCCGGTTACTTCGGCTACATCCTTCAAAATCATGGGGCGGAGTGTGGTTTCATCGCCGGTCAGGAAAAACTCCTGCTGGTGCATCATGATGGCGTACATGCTGTTGTACAGCGTTTCGTGCCGTTGTTTGATGATATCAATGAACCACTTGGCTGCATCAATTTTTTGCTTGATGAACATCACGGCATCTTTCTGTTGTTTGTTCTTTTTGCTGCCCCGTTCGTATTCCCGCAGCATATCGCGGTAGTCGCTGCTGATGCGCAACTCCGGCGCATTGCGGTTGTTGAGCGTCAGCTCCAGCTTGCCGTTGATGTTTTCAATAAAAAAGTCGGGGATGACGTAGGTTTCTGCTTTGTTGATGGTAGATACCACGCCGCCGGGCTTAGGGTTGAGCCGAATGAGCTGGTTCATCACTTCCCGCAGTTTGGCTTCGTCGATGCCCAGACCCCGCTGTATTTTTTCGTAATGTTTCTTGGTAAATTCTTCGAAGTAATCTTTAACGGCATTCAGCGCCAGCTGCACGTCTTTGCCTTCGCTGCGCAGCCGTTGCAATTGCAGCAACAGGCACTCCTGCAGATTGCGGGCACCTACACCAGCTGGGTCAAACAATTTTTGAATCTGGCTCAGCAACAGCTCCACTTCTTCGTCGCTGGTTTGCACATTTTGCCGAAAGGCGAGGTCGTCTACAATGGAGGCAATTTCGCGGCGCAGGTAGCCATCTTCATCGATGCTGCCCACAATTTGCTCGGCCACTTTGCGGCGGCGTTCGTCCAGCTCCAGCATGGCCAGCTGGCCAATGAGCAGGTCGTAGAGATTGCTTTCCACCTTGATGGGCGTGGGGGTTGTTTCCTCGCCTTCACCATAGTTGATGTCTCTTGTCTGATAGTCGGGAATGTCGTCTTCCGGATCCCACTCGGGTTGGTCTACAGAGCCAAACTCCGCCATATCGGGGCCATCATCGGCCATGGAAGAGTCTTCGGCAACCGAGTCGGCCGGCTCGTATTCATAATCATCAATGGAATCCTGAGTGCTGAGGTCGGTATCTTCCTGCCCGTCGTGTTCTTCGCCCATTTCCAGCGCCGGGTTTTCTTCAATTTCCTCTTTGATGCGTTCCTCCAGATTGGCGGTCGGTATTTGCAGCAATTTCATGAGCTGAATTTGCTGGGGCAACAGTTTGAGTTGTTGTTTTTGAACCTGTCTTAAACCTTGTCCGAATGCCATCTGTTATCTTTACACGCTATTGATTGCGGTAAATTTACAGGCTCCCATGCAAGATTGTTCAATGAGGCGGGTGTTTTTTACCATTTTGGCATCATTATTGCTGAAAGGGGCGGCTGCGCAGATAACCAGCAGTCATTTTTTGCAGGAATCGCTGCGCAAAAAGCCGGCTTCAACAAAGGAGGTCTACTCATTTTGGCCTGCGCCGTTTGTTCAGCAGTCGAAACCGGTGCCCATACGTCCGGGTACTATTTCCCCCAATTTTTATTCCAGCACCATGGCATGGACCTGCAGGCAGGAACTTTGGTTGCAAAAAAAATTACAGGCACCGTTATTTCTGCGTCTTGGAAGCCTGGAGCAAGTGAACAAACTGGAAGGAAAATGAGGCAAGGATGGCTCGAAATAGCCATTTCCAAGAGCCATTTTTCGGAAAATTATTCCATAAGCTGGAAATACGCTTATAGTGATTGTTTATTAAGGTGCTGATTTTCAGTACAATAGATGCGTGGCATGCTGATGGTAGCAGCAATACCAAACAGCAACGACATGAACGCTACCTCTTCCCCCAAAATCTTTCTGGTTGATGATGACCAGTTTTCCATTGAACTGAACCGACAGCATTTAAAAAACCTTGGGTACAGTAATGTTTCGGTATTTACCGACGGCCAAACCTGCCTGAATCATTTGGTAGAGCAGCCCGTGGTAGTATTTGTAGACTACAATATGGAAGAAATGGATGGCCTCACTTTACTAAAAAAAATCAAGCGGTTCGATCCGCACATTTTCACCGTATTTGTAAGCGGACAAGAGCAAATGGAAGTGGCAGTAGATGCCCTTAAGTTTGGAGCTTTTGATTACATCATTAAAGGAGAGCAGTCAGAAACAAGGATTGCTGCGGTGATGGCAAAAATCATGCACATCATTGCTGAGTTGAAACAACAGCATAAGAAAGGATGGCGTCGTTTTCTGCCTGTGCTCAGTATTGTTACGTTACTCATTGTATCAATTATGGGTACTGGCTTGCAGCTCACTCAACATGTTGCAAAAAGATCCATCCATAAAAGAGGATCCGAGTGTTTTTGTGAAGAATGAAGCCTATCAATACACCATTCGGAAGGATGATAAAGTGAGTATCAGTGTGTGGGATCATGATGATTTAAGTGTGGGTTCCATCTACGGCATTTACAACAGTAATGAAGTGTATGGCAAGTGGCTGATGGTAGATGCGAATGGTAAAATACCCGTACCACAAGTAGGCGAAGTACTAGCAGAAAATAAAACAGTACTTGAACTGGAGAGTGACTTAAGAACGGCCTACAGCAAATTTATAAAGCAGCCTATAGTAGAGGTAAAAGTACTGAACAAAGAAGTGACGGTACTGGGAGAGTTGAAAACACCCGGTAAATATTTACTGGAAAAAGAACATAACACTTTAATAGAGATGATCGGCAAAGCCGGGGATTTTGATTTTTATGCCGACCGTTCTAAAGTTATGGTGGTGCGCATGGTTGAAGGTCAGCCAAAATCGGTAACGGTAGATCTTACACAACTGAGCAGCTATGCCAGCAGCAATGTGTACCTGCTGCCAGGCGATGTAGTGTATGTACCCAGCCGCAAAGCAAAAGTGTGGGATAAAAGAAGTGGATCAATTGTAGTGCCAGCAACTGCCATTATAACTACTGCCGTTTTGGTTGCTACCGCATTGAAGTAAAGTTTATCTCATGAAAGAACTTATCCGAAACCTTGGCATTCTCCGGCCTTTTTTCAGAGGGCTACCTATCATTGCTTTAGTGATGATTATTGCAGTATTGATAGCCAAGCGATACCTGCGATATACTACACCTATTTATGAAAGCACCGCCAAAGTAAAACTGGCAGATAGTAAAGAAGGTGTACCCAATAGCAATTTGTTTAAAGACTTTGATGTATTTGCCACCAGCAACAAAATAGCTGCCGAAGTAGAATTACTCAAAAGCAAACTACTCATTCAAAAAGCGGTGGCTCATTTGGGGGTCGATATTACCATTTACCGGGTGGGCGATATTCATAAGACAGAACTCTACCATCAATCGCCATTTTTTATACGCTATGCATTCGATAGTAAAAAATTGTTTGATAAAACATTTACACTTTTTGTTTCATCCGATTCATTACTCAGCATCACTTTGCCCGATGGAAAAACTGTGAGGGGGCGAATGAATGTGCCTGTACAGTTGGAAGGCGGATCATTGGTTTTTATACCAAATGAAGAACTACGGCAGCAGAAAAAAACCTGCAGGTAAACGATCACTATGAATTTATTTGTCATTCACAAACCATGCTGGCCGATAAAATTATAGCCGATTTGGATGTAATGAGTGTAGATAAGGAAGTACCTGTTTTAAGAATCAGTTACAAGAGCCCCGTGGCCGAAAAGGCAGCCGAAGTAGTGAATGCATTGAGTGCTGCGTATATCACAGATTATGTGTCTGAAAAATTTAAAAGTGCTGATACTACTGTTGATTTTTTGGCAAAGCAACTCAACAGTATGAGTGACCGGCTAAGTGCCAGCGAAGCCAATATTGAAAGCTACCGCAATCAAAATAACATCATCAATATTCGCCAGGAAACGGAAACCGATTTACGCAAAATATCTGATCTGAAAAAGCAGCAGGCCAGTTTGCAAATGAACCTGTTGGCCATGCGGGATTTGAATAAATACATTTCATCTGGTAAGCAAAACTTTGAAGAACTGGCACCCAACTTTGAAGCCTTCACCGATTTGCTAAGTACAGAACTGGTAAAGAAAATGAAAGAATTGCAGCGGGAAAAAAGAGATCTGCTGCTGAAGTATACCCCAGATAATGATAAGGTAAAAGTGGTAGATGATAAAATGCAGGACATTAGTAAATACCTGCAGGAAAGTATCAAAAACACCGAAAAGAATCTGCAGGTAAAGTATGATGATTTGTCGCAAACCATTAGCAAAGCTGAAGAAGCATTTATAGGACTGCCCGGTAAGGAACGTACCATGACAATACTCGAGAGAAACTTTTCATTGAACGAACAGATCTATCGCTTTTTGCATGAGAAAAGAACGGAGGCAGAAATAGCAAGGGCTGCAACCATGTCGTTTCACCGCATTATTGCTGAAGGTGAAGTGCCAACAAAACCGGTATCGCCCAATGCTACCTTACTCAAAGTGCTTGCTGGTTTTCTTGGTTTTTTATTTGGCGTTGCCGGAGTGTATTTTATTCATTTGCTCAAGGGCAGAATTAATGAATCAAAAGTGATTCATAAGAACAGTGAAACGCCATTGATGGCGGAAGTGCCATACGCAAAAAACGAAGCGGATAAAATGCGCTACTTCATGCGTTGGGCTACTGAGCTCGACCTGAAAGGTATAGCCGATGCCGGCAGTGTAATCAGCATTTCAAGCTTTGCGGCAAAAGAAGGTAAGGGGTTTAACAGTACAGGTGTTACCATGGCGCTACAGCAGCTGGGAAAAAGTTGTGTATTGATTGATGCCGGTGCTTCGAATGTACGTATACAGGGGGTTAGTGTTATTGGGCCAAGTCAATTTCCGCCGCAGTGGCAGGTGCGGCCTGTGTGGATGGCATTTTTAGAAACACTGAAGCAGCAATATGAGGTCGTTATTATTCGTAACCTGCCTGTTCTAGAACAACCTGTATCAATGATGCTAATGGCTACAGCCAATACTAACCTGTTTGTGTTAGATAGTAGAAAAACCAAGCAGTCGATGGTAATGCAAGCCGATTTGCTGAAGGAAGAACTGTCATTGCCGGGCATGTACTTTGTACTCAACCGTGCAGGCTACACGCCCAGCATTTTTGCGCCAATTGCCAATTGGTGGCGAAGCAAAAAAAATCGTAGCAATAAACAATCTGCACTTGCATGAAGCTTGCAGAAAAATACTGGGTGTTGGCCGATCAGGTAGTGGTTAGTGGCAGTGCTTTTGCTACCAATTTATTATTAGCAAGAGCATTGGGCATTGCTCAATACGGCATATTTAGTGGGTTGGTATTGGTACAGCTCTTGGTGTTGAGTTTATTGCAGGCTAGTATCACAGGTCTTGCGCCGGTATTGCTGGCGCATATTGGGATAGGTGAAAAAAGGAGTTATACCGGCGGATTGTTTTGGTTTCACCAGGCAATACTTACGTTGCTGTTTGTAGCCGGTATACTCTTTTTTTTATTTGCAGACACGATGTGGGCTGTTGGTAGAAATATTGGTATAGCAGCGGTGGTGGGCGCCTGTTTATATTTTATGCAAGATTATTTGCGCAGATGGCTGCTCGCCACGCAGCAACAGCCAAAAGCTTTTGCGATTGATGTGCTTACCAATGTGGTGCAACTACTGGCATTGGCAGTATTGTTTTTTGTGTATCATTTAGATTTATTGATTGCTTTGTGGGTAGTTGCTCTTACCTATATACCATCGGTTGCATTGGGCGTATGGTGGTTAAAACCTGGTGTGCCGATTGCCAAGGATATTCGAAGTGTCGCACTACTGCATGCACGTGATGGAAAATGGATGCTCAGCAGTGCACTGCTCCAGTGGACAGCTGGCAATTTTTATGTAATGGCAGCGGGTTGGTGGCTGGGTGCAGCAGCACTTGGAGCACTGCGCCTGGGACAATACATTTTTGGCTTGCTCAACGTGTTGCTTCAGGCATTTGAAACATACATTTTACCCAAAGCAGCCCACTTGCATCAGGAGCCAGCTGCTTTGGTCCGGTTTTTGCGCAAACAGTTTTTGCAACTTTCTGTGCTGCTTATTCCGGTATTAATTTTACTGGCGGTTTTCGGCAAGCCATTGTTACACATGGCCGGAGGCGACACATATACTTCTTACAGTTATGTAATGATAGGATTGGCAATATTGTATGTGTTTATCCTGTTTGGCTATCCTGTTCGCATTGCACTTCGGGTACAACTGCTCAATAAATTTTATTTCTACGGCTATGTATTGGCTACCATTTTTAGTGTTGCTACTGCTTATTTCATGATTCATTTCTTTCAACTGTGGGGCGCTTTAGCAGGCATGTTGTTGGCTCAGTGCATGTTACTTGTATACTGGCTATATATTCTTTACAATAAAAATATCCGGGTATGAAAATTATTCATTTGGTATTGGGTAAAGTAAACCCGGAACGTATGAATGGGGTAAATAAAGTAGTATACGAAATGGCTACACGCCAGCATGCCGCAGGATATGATGTAGCGGTGTGGGGCATCACTCAAAATCCGGTACATGATTATCCAGATAGAAACTTTATAACACGTCTTTTTCCCACAGGCATTCATCCTTTTGCGGTGCATGCATCATTGCGAAAAGCTATAGCTGCCTTACCTGAAGATGTTGTATTTCATTTACACGGTGGCTTTATTCCAGTGTTTTCTAAAGTGTCTGTTTATCTGAAAAAATATCGTATTCCATTTGTGTACACACCACATGGTAGTTACAATATTATTGCCATGAAAAAAGGAGGATGGAAAAAGGCCATTTATCTTCCCTTGTTTGAAAAGCCCTTACTACGCAGGGCCGCAGTAGTGCACTCGCTGGGTAAAAGTGAAGTAGATGGATTGCATAGCATTCAGCCGGATAAAAAGAGTGCACTTATACCTTACGGCTTTGATACCGCTGCGCTTTCTGAATACAGCGCAGCTTCATTTCAGGGTAACACTTCCAGCAACTGTATCATCAGCTTTTGTGGTAGAATGGACACTCATACCAAAGGACTTGATTTGCTGCTTACTGCTTTTGCGAGCATGGCTAAAAAGCATCACAATATCACTTTATGGATGATTGGTGATAGTGCACAACGTGCGGCTTTGGAACAAACGGCCGCAGCTTTAGGCATTAGCAATCATATTGTTTTTTACGGGGCCAAATATGGTCATGAAAAAATGAATCTCTTGCAGCAAAGCCATTTGTTTGTTCACCCAAGTAGAAATGAAGGGTTGCCTACTGCAGTATTGGAAGCTGCAGCCATTGGCTTGCCTTGCATAGTGTCGAGGGCTACAAACGTTGGAGAGGCCGTAAAAAAATATAAAGCAGGATGGGTAGTAGAACACCCTGATGCTACTGAACTTGCGGCTGCCTTGGATGAGGCAATTGCGTCCTTTAATCAGGGCACACTTGCTGCCTATGCCACTGCTGCTCAGCAAATGGTTGCTCAGCACTATCACTGGAGTTATGTACTTACACAATTGGCAAAAATGTATGAAGCATGTTTACATTAACGACTTCATATAAGCGGCCGGCGGATCATCAGCGATTTCTTTCGCAGATGGGCGTTTTGCTGGCTATTATTTTCTTCATCAAGTTGGGCGGCTTTTTTACATGGAGCGAAAATGTGGCTATAACCCGTGTGGTAAAAGTATTTTCGAGATTAATGATGACGGGAGCCATTATTTGGGTGTATCGAAAAATTATTGAACGAGGAGCCATCGGTTCTTTTGGTTGGCAGCATCAATTGAGCCCTTTTTTGTATGCTGCATACTTAACTCTTGGACTGATTAGTTTTTTGTGGAGCACCGCTGTTGGCTACAGTGCCCTTCAGTGGTTTATGGATGTGGAGAGCTTTGTATTTGCATATTATTTTATTGCCTGTTTCATTTTGCTGGAGAACTATTTTCCCGGCAACCAGGTAAAGTTGTACAATGTAATGGGCAATGCTGTGCTGCTCATGATTAGTATTTTTTTGGTGGGCATGTTTATAGCTCCTGAAGCATTTTACAGAATGACACATGGCGGAGAAGAAGCAAGACTCGGGGGCTTTTTTATGAACCCAAATGAACTGGGCATGCTGGCTGCTGTGGGAGTAAGTTGTTTTATTTTCAACTACTACACCGGTAAGCGTATGGTGTGGAATACCATCCGGATTTTATTGCTCATGTGGGCCATTGTAATGACTGGTAGCAGAAGTACAACCATTGGTGCGTTGCTGATTGCCTTTTTTCATATCCGGCAAAGTAGCAATACCAAACTGAAGTATGCCATGTATGCAGGTGCATTTATGGTAATTCCGCTGGCCATAGAAAAAATGGTTGTAAAAGAAAATGCAGGCGGCCTGGAAGAAGTAATGAGTATGACCGGAAGACTGCCATTTTGGACGGCACTCATTACCGAGGGTTTGCCACAAGAACCTTTGTTTGGTTTTGGTTTCATGCGTATTGCATACAAAGACTTTTTTCAGAGTGTACACACATATGCCGGGCAAATGACACACAATACTTTTATACAAGTACTCATGAATCTTGGTTTTGTAGGCTTCACATTGGTACTGTTTCAGGTGGTATTCACTATTCGCGGATTTGTGCAGCAATTTTCAAAAGAAAAACAGCTGTTTACAATCGGGGTATTCATCCCCATTCTCATCAACTCCCTTACTGAGTTCGGTATTTTCGGCGAAACGAATTATGGTATTCTCTTTTATCAGGTACTCATTTTTTACATCAGTCTTACCATCAACAAGCATAAGTCGCCGGCCCAAAAAATCTTTCTGCGCAAACGCAGACCAGAGTTGTTTGCCAGCGAATAAACACA
The Phnomibacter ginsenosidimutans genome window above contains:
- a CDS encoding O-antigen ligase family protein produces the protein MFTLTTSYKRPADHQRFLSQMGVLLAIIFFIKLGGFFTWSENVAITRVVKVFSRLMMTGAIIWVYRKIIERGAIGSFGWQHQLSPFLYAAYLTLGLISFLWSTAVGYSALQWFMDVESFVFAYYFIACFILLENYFPGNQVKLYNVMGNAVLLMISIFLVGMFIAPEAFYRMTHGGEEARLGGFFMNPNELGMLAAVGVSCFIFNYYTGKRMVWNTIRILLLMWAIVMTGSRSTTIGALLIAFFHIRQSSNTKLKYAMYAGAFMVIPLAIEKMVVKENAGGLEEVMSMTGRLPFWTALITEGLPQEPLFGFGFMRIAYKDFFQSVHTYAGQMTHNTFIQVLMNLGFVGFTLVLFQVVFTIRGFVQQFSKEKQLFTIGVFIPILINSLTEFGIFGETNYGILFYQVLIFYISLTINKHKSPAQKIFLRKRRPELFASE